The genomic interval ATATGCATGTCTGCATGTACATGCATTTACATAGATAGGTAGACcgatagatagataaataaATACAGATAGGTTGTACGCGTATTGCATGCACCGTGTACAGCGATATGCACATGTATTCTGCATAGACTCTACAGAGAAAGGTGCAGAACTACGGAGGTCGGCACGCGTCCAGGTACACAGGATGAAACTTACGGACGCAAAGAATTCGAGATCCACGGTGCTTCACtcgcgagggagaaagagaaaaagcagacaagaCTGGGAtgtgaagagacacaaagcaGGCTCTCATGAACAGAAAGCAGCGACACGGAAAGCCACTGTAAACGCAAAGAGCCCCCGCGTAGTGCAACTCGCACGTCCGTGCATATCTATGCAGGCTAGCTACACTTCCTTATGCAactgtatatatgtatggacGTAGACATATCTAcatgaatacatatatatatatatatatgtataggggtatgtatatgaatatataagtatatatatatacatatataaatatgtacatatgtatgtacggATACGTCTACATGtctatatgtatctgtatatatgtaggaTTTATGTACGcttgtatgcatgtatgcaaGCATACGTCTGTATTCAGACTTATGTACAAATGTGTGCATAGCTGTATGTGCGTGTGAAAGCACATGGACAGGTATCCGAGAGTCCTCTGGAGCAGGATTTGTTCAGCTCTGCTTGAAAATGTGGAGCCAGATTTTTACGTTTTCATCGCTCCATCGAAAGGGCGCAAGCCTCTCCATTCTTTCCACCCAAAGGCGTTCGCGAAGTCGTTGCCTGGAGAAAAAATGACGCAAACCTCGCGGCATGCACAGAGTTCGTCAACCACCTGCGAACACCGATACACTTGTCCGTGTATCTACacagtgtacagacacgaGTGTAAACTCTCATTCTCCCGTATGTGCGGGTCTCTCTCCTACAGCTCTGCCATCACAGCGTGCATCTTTGCAAACATCCTGTTGCGCAGATATTCAGGCacatgtctatatatatatacatatatatatatggatatatgtCTCTTAGTAGACAGAGATATGAACATTTGACGGTCTTTTTCTATGgttttttctttgcatgcTCTCGTGTTACCCCAGATGCCTTTTACCTGTTCCATAAGGAATGACTCCGAAAGCGATTTTCATTGGATCGATTCGATGAGCATCTGCCTCTGCGGCGCACCACATGACCGTCCCATCGCCTCCAGCAACGAGAACACGGATCACGTTGTCATCCTGgatctctcctttctcttctctctctctgtctcctttatcttctctctctcctctctctcctgctcctcgttttctttggTCTTCTCCGGCGGTCGGGACGCCGTCTGGGTCGGTTTTTCCTGCTTCGGCCTTCGAACCCGCGCcggcctctgcatgcagagatgcggaggagacacttgcCGGGGACGCGCCTGCCTCCAGGGAGCTCTCGCGGGAGAAAGCAACTTCTGTCGCGGCCCTCAACAAGCGGAAGCCTGGCTTGTTCCCCGAGATGCCTTCGCGAATGTCGAAAATGTAGATGTTGCAGGGAAAAGGCGAGGTCATCGTCAGCCGACACACTCCAGActgagagaacaggagaacaATGCGAGAGACGGATACAcgagggacagagacagtCTCAAGGGAGAACAGGCGACCAAAGCGCGAGAGGGACATACAGTGAAAGACACAGTCGATAAAAGGAGTGAACACACATTCGCTGTTGGGGAAACGACCGTTGCGACCCTCCGATGGAAACGGATGCAAAGCGTCTCGTTTGAAGAAGAACCCAGAAGCACAACTCCATCCCAAGAgggcgttgcatgcgcaccGAGTGCACTCAAAAATGAGAGACGATGGTAGAGAGGCAAATTtagacgaaagaagaggacgacacGGAGACATTTCGCCCCTTTTGTGGCTTGTCTCCTCAACACCAACAACCTTCCGAGCTCCTAGACATCTGCACAGCCAAATACCTGGAACAGTTGCTCTTCAACGGTACAAATGTCTACAACACAGACCACTACATGCGGCCAAAAAGGAAACCGCGAGAATAGACCTTCAGATCCGAAACCCTAATGACACATTACTAAATATGCAAATAATAGAAACAAgcttatatgcatatatgtacatatatatgcatacatatatacatacatacatacatagacTCCctacatacatgcacacacacacacacacacacacacacacatctatatagatatatacacatacatatacacacatgcaaatATCCATCGCCACATcgacataaatatatatatatagatatgaCGGGGTGTGTTGTGACTTGCCTCTGTGAAAGCGGCGGCTTTGTTTCCTCCACTTGTTGGGTTGatgaagatgaagagaacTTTGGCCCTCTTTCCGCCTTCTTTCAGGTAGCGCATCAACTCGAGTTCGGCCTCGtttgcgtgtgtctcctctctgtcgttgTCGAAGGCCTTCAGGACATTCCGAGCAAACTGCGCCGACCCGCGAGAGGGGAAGTTGAAGCCTGCAGGGCGCGGGGCAGGCGAGGAGCCTTCCAGAAAGCCTACCCCCGAGGTCGGGGACACTCCGGCCTGTTGTCCCTTTTGCAAACTCCCCGAAaggcctttttctctttcgcctcgaCCCAAGTGCTCCGCTGTCAGGACACTGATCCGAGACGCTCCTCCCGCATCCGCGGGCGCGGAAACGgcggcagaaaacgaagacgcagactcAGATATCCCACTCACCGGCGAGCACGAAGGCGGCGCGCATGCcggcgtgcatgcagtcgcacCAGGCTCTGCCGACGGTGAGTGATCGCCAgcgccggagacagcagccaGCACGGCAGAAGGCGGCGCGAGGTTCCCTGCGCCGATACTCGGTGCCGACTCCGCCGGCGCAGccagcgaagacgcagagccAACCTCCCGCACTGGGGGCGAGGGATTCTCACCAGGGAAGCGCGTCTCAGCCATCTCCGAGGACGAGGTTCCTCCAACCAGAGACAGCTTTGAGCCCAAGTCTGCCGACAAAGTGGCTGGcgcagagaacagagggaaacgaagaacgagaggacaaaggagagagagagaggaaaaggaagaagggaagatCAGGAATAAGAGAAATCAACAGCGCGACGGATCTACGGCAAACGCAGTCTGCATCGGGTTCGCAAGCTAGAAAAAtgcagacgagacaggcgagaagagaagccaaGACGGCCAGCTTTCGATTGGAGAGAAGATGCGAAGCTGCGAAGCAGCGCAGGGGAAAAGttcggagacaggcagagctgaagacacagaaggacgATAAAGTCAAAGgacggagaaaacagacaggGAAACTCGCGACGCAAAGGCAGGCGAGGCGTCGTAGGTGAAGACAcgtgaagacagagagggcagagccagcgagagaaagaggattCCCTCGAAGCTAAGCAGACAGGAGGGTGgatggaaagaaagaagagcggaatAGAAAtgtgaaggagaaggaagacgaccAAAGAGAGGGACAAGGCGGCGAACGCAAAGTGTCTTTGGCAGACTCAGCAAAAAACGGTAGGCAGCAAGGCCTTCGACGGCAGCGCTGCCAAAAcagggaagcagaagctACAGAGGTGCAGAAGACGGCATCTAAAAGACAGAGCTGTAAAACTGGCTTTTTTTTTGCGCaattctgcatgcagcaccGGCTCGCAAGGGTTTCACTGCCTTGACGCAGAGACCAAGTTTCTTCACATGAGATggacgcgggagagagaagaaccgtcGGCATGggcgcctctcccttcctctccatgTACAGATGCAAGCGCAGACGATCGGAACAAGTGGATCCAGGAGGTCCTGTGAAACAACGGAGATAGGAGCGCCGCGAGACAACGTCACCggggaagacaagaagagggaaaggaCCGTCTCTCCACGAGTATTTCTATGCATGATGCTGGAGAAACTCCCGCAGCATCCTGTCCGGgtgtctgcgtgtgtgtctgcagaCGCGAACAAACACAGGAAATGTTCCACCGTTTTTCACGTCGCCTGAGTTCCCATGTGTACGGACCTAAAAGCATTAACGGGGAGGCGCACGAGCGGGGCGCCTGCCGTTCCCTAGGAGGACCGTTCGCCTTTCACAGAGACGCGCAACCGCACTTTCATTCACTGCATGGGTGGCTGTGAACAGTTCGGTGAACGTACAGCGACAAAAAGAACATCTGCTCATGTGTGGCCCACGGTAAAATGTGCAAGTTCAGGCCCACGCGCGTGTGTCCGGCGCATGGAGTCGCTGTCGATCCCCGAGACACAGCTCATCCATAGGCAGGCAGTCTCTCTTTCGGAAAGCCAAGCGCCACGCTGGAGCAAGAATGCGTTGAAGAAAGGACTGTCTGCGAAGTTTATTGACGGTGTCTTCCAGAAAAGTCGACA from Toxoplasma gondii ME49 chromosome VIIa, whole genome shotgun sequence carries:
- a CDS encoding diacylglycerol kinase accessory domain (presumed) domain-containing protein (encoded by transcript TGME49_202460), whose product is MAETRFPGENPSPPVREVGSASSLAAPAESAPSIGAGNLAPPSAVLAAVSGAGDHSPSAEPGATACTPACAPPSCSPVSGISESASSFSAAVSAPADAGGASRISVLTAEHLGRGEREKGLSGSLQKGQQAGVSPTSGVGFLEGSSPAPRPAGFNFPSRGSAQFARNVLKAFDNDREETHANEAELELMRYLKEGGKRAKVLFIFINPTSGGNKAAAFTESGVCRLTMTSPFPCNIYIFDIREGISGNKPGFRLLRAATEVAFSRESSLEAGASPASVSSASLHAEAGAGSKAEAGKTDPDGVPTAGEDQRKRGAGERGEREDKGDREREEKGEIQDDNVIRVLVAGGDGTVMWCAAEADAHRIDPMKIAFGVIPYGTGNDFANAFGWKEWRGLRPFDGAMKTMRRLLSRWSQARVVHHDLWSVNVVLKDDGEFTKINSETRKKQVLQDSTGRRVQKMTFVMSNYFSMGVESRIGRGFDRHRRQSQLLNKMTYGIEGVKKAWFKRTLTIDNIVDGLLESPGEPDERVVFRTKDSTLPDGPILKKSVSLIALNIPSFSAGNDIWATSHSVGILTKSTSLNRELRTIAQEKQLTGDRELEFLSFPSVTSMGVEFACHGRARRINQGRGPWKILFKDLSAHAKVYFQVDGEFFQMARPDFVTIEHNRTVQVLAAPCDKHLHA